Genomic DNA from Salvia miltiorrhiza cultivar Shanhuang (shh) chromosome 1, IMPLAD_Smil_shh, whole genome shotgun sequence:
TGGTGATGTTTTCAGATTCCATGCTTGCGATTCATGTTTTACACGACGCGCATGGAGGCTCGGAGTCCCTTACTGATGATCTTTGGGAACTTTTCCAACATGCTCGTAAGCAAGTGGTGCTTGATTTTTGTCATGCGCGTAGAGAATCGAATAAGGCGGCGCGTGAGTTAGTTTCATGTGCTACTTCTTTTTAATGGTGTAATGATTTAGAAGTTAGACTTTTTAATTTGTCATGGCTTCTTGATATATTGTCCattctaatttaattaaagaaattcaattaattagaagtTAAAAACTTTGGAGATGATGGGATTTGAAACCCTAAATCATactaaagaaaaaaatgattaaagaaATCGATAATCAGAAGTTAAAAAATATTGGAGATGATGGGATTTGAACCCTATATCATTCTCATAGGATTTTAAGCCTATGTCTCTTTCGAGAAACACGAATGCTCTACCAATTGAGCTACATCCCCTTATTGAAATATTTACCTCCAGTAtctttataatgataattacaGTTAAAGAGAAATAATTACAGTTTAATGCATCGATAGTAGTACTAAAAGACGATGTTAGCCAATCATATTTACTTGCAAGCAGACTTTTCTTGAATGGATTTATCAGCCAAATATATTCACCTGAATTGTGTGTTTGCTTTCTAAAAATTTTCAAATGAGAAAAGTTCATTCTTGGAGAAAtcaatcaacatatatattaagGTAACTAAGTTTGCTCCATAAATTTTCATGTATATTCATTCATCTACTATCATGTATTTCCAATGTATACATACATTTTCTAATCTACAAAATTCTATTCCTCCTACAACCATTGCTACAAATCATCTTGTGCTGAAGCCAGAGATGAAATCTACAAATGATTCTTGACTGCAAGGGATGGTGAGGCCGCCCATCGGGTGGTTGAACCCGAATTCTTCCTCAGCTTGGAACAACAGCTCTTGAAACGAGGGGTGGTTCAAGTACGCCACTGGAATCACAAACCGCTTCTTTTCATTATCACCAACATAAACAGCAAGATGTCCCTTGGGAATTACTTCAGATGACCTTCTCTCGCTGGATAAAGACCGTCTCAACATCTGGCGGATGGCCATTGTGTAACAAATCAAGTAAGTGAAATGAGAGATTTATTATCTTCTTTTTATCTAGCTAGTAGGTGTGAAAGAAATCAAAATCAAGAAGAAAGCTAAAGAAGGCTTGTTGATGGTTGAAGATGAGAAATGTGttgtctatatatataggtggaAAAGAAATGTGTACTTATCTCTTTGGAATTCAGAGTTGCTAGTTGAAATGGATGTGTGGTAGCTATGAGATTTGGAAACACAATCACATGGATTGTCTTTGaatcatattataatttttaaatttttgtttttgaagaaacaagaatttgtgatgtaaaACTATGTAGTCTACCAACAATGGCAACAAGGGCCCTCACTTAACAAACATTGATGCCTATTTCCACCtaaaaaaatctcaaaaattTATGTCAGAAGCTCAATTTATTTACCTCTTGCTTTTACCAACTTCGAGGGAGTGAAAGCATCATCAAAAACGACTTTCTCTTTGTTTGTGCTGTTCATAATGatagatgaataaaaataaatatataaataattatgtaTCTTTAAGGCTTAAGCATTCATTCTTATCTTATTCTTTTAAGATTAATATATCCTTACTGAGTAATGTGTTGAAAACTTATCTGGAGTTTGTGTGACCACTGCACACAATGTGTTCTCTGGATGTGTTGATAGAGTAGTTAATGTCTGTGGCCAAAGGTCTCATGTACGAGTCTACCGTCGCTTGATCTCTAAATTTCAGTTTAACCAACCctaaatataaatcttgtttttcttaaaacccgtgttcaCTCTCTTAGAAAGAtgttcgtggacggagggagtagaataaATGATTAGTTGAGAAAGAATAAGTGAGATATTTACACCTATTCTATTATTTCTAATGTCCCACTTGATTCACTCTTCAAGTCAAGTTTTTCACAATAAGTTtctattatttttgaattaaattttagtacTTTAGGATATATACGTTGCAGAAACATAATCGCACGAGTCTGCTGATTTCTTCCATTCCTTATTTAAACGTGGACCACATTAATGCTATATATGTTTACAACCAGCACAACCAGATGGATTATTAGAGATTggtacaaaaaaattatacttacTTCGTAGTGGAATCACGGAGAAggtgtaaattgattaaaagtggTAGAGCCTACACTTTTTTAAAGGTTAAATTTTTCCATTTATGGAAACagaccacttatagtgggacgacccaaaatggaatacataccacttttaatgggacgatgggattattttttttattggtcaaattataattttatgtaGGGCATTTGAGGGCCATGTAGCTAGACAGTGTAGGGGACTAATGCTTTTAATTCCCTCCAAAAATTCTGTTTCTTGCTTCAATTCTTATATAGCAATTGATGGACAGATCCATGTGATTTCTCATGTGGTTGTGTTTTTCCAAGTTTCATAGCCACCACACATCCATTTTGTGGTTATTGCTAATCAAACTTTAGAGTGATTCAACATTGCTTGTGTACCTCTCTATATATACAACATATTTCCAAACCACAACCAtcaacaaattttcaaaaattctaAAGCTTTTCACTTTTCATTTCTTGTCACAACAAATCTGCAAAAAGAGTATTTGTTTCACTTGAGAAAGTTTCTTATTCATACAACAATGGTCATT
This window encodes:
- the LOC131005563 gene encoding auxin-responsive protein SAUR20-like — protein: MAIRQMLRRSLSSERRSSEVIPKGHLAVYVGDNEKKRFVIPVAYLNHPSFQELLFQAEEEFGFNHPMGGLTIPCSQESFVDFISGFSTR